The following coding sequences lie in one Leptospira saintgironsiae genomic window:
- a CDS encoding HD-GYP domain-containing protein, whose amino-acid sequence MKKLNVSELKPGMRFTKPVYLDKENLFITSNTPITDSDLERLKRFGITEVLTHGDILVIDVDPERLETQLEDFIISTIVDEDLLPLKGIYDNLNRIKVQFSNLYKNTFALVQDVYRKVADDKVFDFGPVREQGEALADFVRTHNNLSYLILGMNNPGYYLYNQITTSTFYALIIGKLLDFSRPKMVDLAISCLVADVGMTKVPATISEKTDQLTDEEYKSILKHTIIGYQVLTQRIKIKNSLAVVALQHHERFDGKGYPQKIAATAIEENARIYAIADNFSALITNRPHRQRVLPHEAIKSMISMDVGKFDLKIVRTFLNQVSLYPVGSCVELSDKRVGIVLAANADKPLRPSIRIIKDEYGTFVRNLVLVDLVKENHLFIVKALDLQEATANS is encoded by the coding sequence ATGAAAAAATTGAACGTGTCCGAATTGAAGCCGGGTATGAGATTTACAAAGCCCGTCTATCTGGACAAAGAAAATCTGTTCATCACTTCCAATACTCCGATTACTGATTCGGACTTGGAACGTTTGAAAAGATTTGGTATCACTGAGGTATTAACTCATGGTGATATCCTAGTCATCGATGTGGATCCTGAAAGATTGGAAACCCAATTAGAGGATTTTATCATTAGCACCATCGTAGACGAGGACCTTCTTCCTTTGAAGGGGATCTATGATAACCTGAACCGTATTAAGGTACAATTTTCCAATTTATATAAAAACACTTTCGCATTAGTACAAGACGTTTATAGAAAAGTTGCAGACGATAAGGTATTCGATTTTGGTCCAGTGAGAGAACAGGGAGAGGCATTAGCTGACTTTGTAAGGACCCATAATAATCTTTCTTATCTGATCCTTGGAATGAATAACCCAGGGTATTATCTATATAATCAGATTACCACTTCCACATTCTACGCTTTGATTATAGGAAAACTTTTGGACTTTTCCCGTCCTAAAATGGTAGATCTTGCAATTTCCTGTTTAGTAGCGGATGTGGGAATGACCAAAGTTCCTGCAACCATTTCCGAAAAGACGGACCAACTCACCGACGAAGAGTACAAATCCATTTTAAAACATACTATCATAGGTTATCAGGTATTGACCCAAAGGATCAAAATTAAGAATAGCTTGGCGGTTGTGGCTTTACAACACCATGAACGTTTTGATGGAAAGGGTTATCCTCAGAAGATCGCAGCCACTGCAATCGAAGAGAATGCTAGAATTTATGCAATCGCTGATAATTTCTCTGCATTAATTACAAATAGGCCTCATAGACAAAGAGTTCTCCCTCACGAAGCAATCAAGTCCATGATCAGTATGGATGTGGGTAAGTTTGACCTAAAAATCGTGCGCACATTCCTAAACCAAGTCTCCTTGTATCCAGTAGGTTCTTGTGTGGAACTTTCAGACAAAAGAGTAGGGATCGTTCTTGCTGCAAATGCAGACAAACCTTTAAGACCTTCTATCCGTATTATAAAAGACGAATATGGGACTTTTGTGAGAAACTTGGTATTAGTGGATCTGGTGAAAGAAAATCACTTGTTCATTGTCAAAGCCCTCGATCTGCAAGAAGCCACTGCAAATTCTTAA
- the trmD gene encoding tRNA (guanosine(37)-N1)-methyltransferase TrmD produces the protein MKFNFITLFPTKVQAYFSEGLQEKAIQKGVFSVNIVHLRDFSNNKHLKVDDTPYGGGPGMLLKVEPIDLALKSLGEDRGLVILTTPSGIPFDQNVAEKLSKLEKPITLISGYYEGVDHRVTEHLVDIELSLGNYVISAGDLASLCITDAVSRLLPGFLGDRESLEEESHNERDILEYPQYTKPSDYNGWKVPEILLGGNHAAIESWRNANRKKVDPDITRNL, from the coding sequence ATGAAATTTAATTTTATTACCTTATTCCCCACAAAAGTCCAGGCTTACTTTTCAGAAGGACTACAGGAGAAGGCGATCCAAAAGGGAGTATTCTCCGTTAATATTGTACATCTTAGAGACTTCTCCAATAATAAACATCTAAAGGTAGACGACACTCCTTACGGCGGTGGTCCAGGAATGCTTTTAAAAGTAGAACCTATAGACCTTGCATTAAAGTCATTAGGAGAAGATAGAGGACTCGTAATTCTTACTACACCTTCTGGAATTCCATTCGATCAGAACGTTGCAGAGAAACTTTCTAAGCTCGAAAAACCAATCACTCTTATATCAGGATATTATGAAGGAGTGGATCACAGGGTAACAGAGCATCTTGTTGACATAGAACTGTCCCTTGGAAATTATGTAATTTCAGCCGGAGATTTGGCTAGCCTCTGTATTACAGATGCTGTGTCTAGGCTTTTGCCCGGCTTTTTAGGCGACCGAGAGAGCCTGGAAGAAGAATCTCATAACGAAAGGGATATTTTAGAATATCCACAATATACGAAACCTTCCGATTACAATGGCTGGAAGGTTCCTGAAATTCTCTTGGGCGGAAACCACGCGGCGATCGAATCTTGGCGCAATGCCAATCGAAAGAAAGTCGACCCTGATATTACGAGGAATTTATGA
- a CDS encoding ribonuclease HII, giving the protein MLLANFEPEELKFFSDHLPCGIDEAGRGPYAGPLSVGMVSFSPEVLEKIYAGQILKGLNDSKKLSESKRESLFQEIQETAHRVAHAFLSHTYIDRYGINRAVLEGILKCYRKASQAPIESNGRKLLLLIDGNYNFSKYKESEEVKRQSYYYKKGDSRIASIAAASIIAKVKRDRFMKAIAPKFPGYGFEGHKGYGSAGHEEAIRNLGLARIHRRSFTKKFHASDSSTQSD; this is encoded by the coding sequence ATGCTTCTCGCAAATTTTGAACCGGAAGAATTGAAATTTTTTTCTGATCATCTTCCTTGCGGGATAGACGAAGCCGGAAGAGGACCGTATGCAGGTCCACTATCCGTAGGAATGGTTTCTTTTTCTCCAGAGGTTTTAGAAAAAATCTATGCTGGTCAGATCTTAAAAGGACTGAACGATTCCAAAAAACTCTCTGAATCCAAACGTGAATCTTTGTTTCAAGAAATACAGGAAACCGCCCACAGAGTCGCCCACGCATTCTTATCTCATACCTATATAGATCGTTACGGGATCAACAGGGCAGTATTAGAAGGTATACTGAAATGTTATAGAAAGGCCTCTCAAGCTCCGATAGAAAGTAACGGAAGAAAACTTCTGCTCTTAATCGACGGAAACTATAATTTTTCCAAATACAAGGAATCGGAAGAGGTAAAACGCCAGTCTTACTATTATAAAAAAGGAGATTCTAGGATCGCAAGTATCGCGGCCGCATCCATTATCGCAAAAGTAAAACGAGATCGTTTTATGAAAGCGATTGCTCCCAAGTTTCCAGGCTATGGATTCGAAGGACATAAAGGATACGGAAGTGCGGGACATGAAGAAGCAATCCGGAATCTGGGACTAGCAAGAATCCACAGAAGGTCTTTCACTAAAAAATTCCATGCTTCCGATTCCTCCACCCAATCCGATTGA
- a CDS encoding KH domain-containing protein gives MEELIRYIVTSLVDHPEEISVKEIEGDEQTVLELRVSPKDVGKVIGKNGRIAKSLRAILTAACIKAGKNFSLEIID, from the coding sequence ATGGAAGAGCTGATCCGCTATATCGTTACTTCTCTAGTAGATCATCCTGAGGAGATTTCCGTAAAGGAAATCGAGGGCGACGAACAAACCGTCCTAGAACTCCGGGTTTCCCCGAAGGATGTGGGGAAAGTGATCGGCAAGAATGGTAGGATCGCAAAGTCTTTAAGAGCGATCTTAACCGCAGCCTGCATCAAAGCCGGAAAAAATTTCTCCTTAGAAATTATTGACTGA
- the rplS gene encoding 50S ribosomal protein L19, with translation MKELLKGGLPTEANRTLNFNVGDTVKVHYKIQESGKERVQVYEGVVISISNGGNGKSFTVRRISYDVGVERVFPLYSPRIAKIELVRKGKVRRSKLFFLRERSGKSARIRELKGGKILVAEDRKRQTAEEAKAAAATAETTPAE, from the coding sequence ATGAAAGAACTTTTAAAAGGCGGACTTCCTACAGAAGCAAATCGTACCCTGAACTTTAATGTTGGGGACACTGTAAAGGTCCATTATAAAATCCAAGAATCCGGCAAGGAAAGGGTCCAGGTTTACGAGGGAGTTGTAATCTCCATCTCCAATGGCGGAAACGGAAAATCTTTCACTGTTCGTAGGATCTCTTACGATGTAGGTGTTGAGAGAGTATTCCCACTTTATTCTCCTCGTATCGCTAAAATTGAACTAGTTCGTAAAGGTAAGGTTCGTCGTTCTAAACTATTCTTCTTAAGAGAACGTTCCGGAAAATCTGCTCGTATTCGCGAGTTGAAAGGCGGAAAAATCTTAGTGGCAGAAGATAGAAAACGCCAAACTGCAGAAGAAGCAAAAGCTGCTGCTGCAACTGCGGAAACTACTCCAGCAGAATAA
- a CDS encoding EscU/YscU/HrcU family type III secretion system export apparatus switch protein: protein MDCVKFGIALKFTPNENKGPKILAKGEGLLGEKIKGVAKRHGVPIVEDAPLAEALSPIQVGQEIPENLYRAVAGVFAFVLSQKAEAN from the coding sequence ATGGACTGCGTGAAATTCGGAATCGCCCTAAAATTTACACCGAACGAAAATAAAGGCCCCAAAATCCTAGCCAAGGGAGAAGGCCTATTAGGTGAAAAGATCAAGGGTGTGGCTAAGAGACACGGAGTTCCTATAGTGGAGGATGCTCCTTTGGCCGAGGCACTTTCTCCGATACAGGTGGGACAAGAAATCCCCGAAAATTTATACAGAGCGGTTGCGGGTGTTTTTGCTTTCGTACTCAGCCAAAAAGCGGAAGCAAATTAA
- the rimM gene encoding ribosome maturation factor RimM (Essential for efficient processing of 16S rRNA) yields the protein MTETRILTGHLGKPFGLKGFVRLVAEDSSVPELKFPLQAILEFPSREPVPIKILKSSIQSGKILLQLEGINSPEEASSLTGGKLYIDRSHFPKSKNEEYYLFELKGLKAISEDGKELGWELVDILENPAHSILVFQTEDSEVLVPYVEKHVGKVILEEGKIVVISPEDWNEI from the coding sequence TTGACTGAGACTCGAATCCTAACCGGACATTTAGGAAAACCCTTCGGACTGAAGGGTTTTGTCCGACTGGTTGCAGAGGACAGTTCCGTCCCGGAACTCAAATTTCCCCTCCAAGCTATATTAGAATTTCCATCTAGGGAACCTGTTCCCATCAAGATCCTCAAATCTTCTATACAATCAGGAAAGATACTTTTACAATTAGAAGGTATCAATTCTCCAGAAGAAGCTTCCTCCTTAACAGGCGGAAAACTGTATATCGATCGATCTCATTTTCCCAAATCCAAAAACGAAGAATATTATCTATTCGAGTTAAAAGGCCTAAAAGCTATCTCTGAAGATGGAAAAGAACTTGGTTGGGAATTGGTCGACATCCTAGAAAATCCGGCACATTCTATTCTAGTCTTTCAAACAGAAGATTCCGAGGTTTTAGTTCCATACGTGGAAAAGCATGTAGGAAAAGTGATCTTAGAAGAAGGTAAGATCGTTGTCATAAGTCCTGAGGATTGGAATGAAATTTAA
- the rpsP gene encoding 30S ribosomal protein S16, which translates to MVKIRLQRTGAKNNPHYRVVAADARSPRDGKFIDILGHYHPAEVKSQTVLDKEKIIGWLSKGAQPTGTVLNLIKHEGIWAEYKQSLKK; encoded by the coding sequence TTGGTTAAGATCAGACTACAAAGAACCGGAGCCAAAAACAACCCTCACTACCGGGTCGTGGCTGCAGATGCCCGTTCCCCTAGAGACGGTAAATTTATCGATATTCTTGGACACTATCACCCGGCAGAGGTGAAAAGCCAAACAGTCCTGGATAAAGAGAAAATTATAGGCTGGCTCAGCAAAGGTGCTCAACCTACCGGAACCGTTCTGAACCTCATTAAACACGAGGGGATCTGGGCGGAATATAAACAATCTCTGAAGAAGTAA
- a CDS encoding YraN family protein gives MGSASKRKVLKGKEGENIAAELLHEQGHRILERNFRIRKGEIDIISEKENVLYFTEVKYWARTSPLHPLEIFTQVKIRRMKTAAQYYLSRNVSFRDHFVSFSLALITEKRELKYYLNLF, from the coding sequence ATGGGATCTGCATCTAAACGAAAAGTGCTAAAAGGAAAAGAAGGAGAAAATATTGCTGCGGAACTTCTTCATGAACAAGGCCATAGGATTTTAGAAAGAAACTTCCGGATCCGAAAGGGAGAAATCGACATAATCAGTGAGAAAGAAAACGTCCTTTATTTTACAGAAGTGAAGTACTGGGCCAGAACTTCTCCGCTTCACCCCTTGGAAATATTCACTCAAGTCAAGATCCGAAGAATGAAAACGGCAGCTCAGTATTATTTGAGCAGGAACGTTTCCTTTAGAGATCATTTTGTCTCCTTCTCCCTGGCCTTAATTACTGAAAAAAGGGAACTGAAATATTATCTTAATCTATTCTAA
- the rpe gene encoding ribulose-phosphate 3-epimerase, protein MKISASILATQLTALANTVPNFKKEGIDLVHMDVMDGNFVPQISFGEAVNKEIKAMTQIPLDVHLMVEKPENHVPKYYELNPYCITFHAETTRFPIRLAQEIKKNGPKVGVSLNPGTPVSALETLLPYIDLVLIMTVEPGFYGQKFVDGGMDKIRKVKSLISNYPIELEVDGGVNDTNIKELSQAGVDICVVGAGLFKSGDPSENGIRLKGLAK, encoded by the coding sequence TTGAAAATCTCTGCTTCTATCCTAGCCACCCAACTTACAGCACTTGCAAATACAGTTCCTAATTTTAAAAAAGAAGGAATCGACTTAGTCCATATGGACGTGATGGACGGAAATTTTGTGCCTCAGATCAGCTTCGGAGAAGCGGTCAATAAAGAGATCAAAGCAATGACTCAGATCCCACTGGACGTTCACCTAATGGTGGAGAAGCCAGAAAATCATGTCCCGAAATACTATGAGCTGAATCCTTACTGCATTACTTTCCATGCGGAAACTACTCGTTTCCCAATTCGTTTAGCTCAGGAAATAAAGAAGAATGGACCGAAAGTGGGAGTTTCTTTAAACCCCGGGACTCCAGTTTCTGCATTGGAAACACTTCTACCTTATATTGATCTAGTACTCATAATGACTGTTGAGCCTGGATTCTACGGACAGAAATTCGTGGATGGGGGAATGGACAAGATCAGAAAGGTCAAGTCACTCATCTCTAATTATCCGATCGAGCTGGAAGTAGATGGGGGAGTCAATGATACGAATATCAAAGAACTCTCTCAAGCTGGTGTGGATATCTGCGTGGTGGGTGCCGGTTTATTCAAATCGGGAGACCCGAGCGAGAATGGTATCCGCTTAAAAGGCCTAGCAAAGTAA